The following are from one region of the Rosistilla carotiformis genome:
- a CDS encoding 4a-hydroxytetrahydrobiopterin dehydratase encodes MDISSMDQLAKKKCKPCEGGVDPCSAAEAQEQLQNLPGWQLSDDGKWIRKQWNVKHFVQGMEFLNRVAEVAEEDGHHPDVHLIGYRKVNIELSTHAIGGLSENDFILAAKIDQVAP; translated from the coding sequence ATGGATATCAGTTCAATGGATCAATTGGCGAAGAAAAAATGTAAGCCGTGCGAGGGGGGAGTGGACCCTTGTTCGGCGGCCGAAGCCCAGGAGCAGCTGCAGAATCTTCCGGGCTGGCAGTTGTCCGACGACGGGAAATGGATTCGCAAGCAGTGGAATGTGAAGCACTTTGTGCAGGGGATGGAGTTCCTGAACCGCGTGGCGGAAGTGGCGGAGGAGGACGGGCACCATCCCGACGTCCACCTGATCGGCTACCGAAAGGTCAACATCGAACTGAGCACCCACGCGATCGGCGGGCTGAGCGAAAACGATTTCATCCTGGCGGCGAAGATCGATCAGGTCGCGCCCTAG
- the trxA gene encoding thioredoxin yields the protein MAGNVAEFTDQNFDTEVLQSDAPVLVDFWAPWCGPCRQIAPMIEELAGENPDLKIGKVNIDENPGAAQKYGVSSIPTILVFKNGEISESFVGVRPKGSLQAALDTAKA from the coding sequence ATGGCTGGAAACGTAGCCGAATTCACCGATCAAAATTTCGACACCGAAGTGCTCCAGTCGGATGCGCCTGTTCTGGTCGATTTCTGGGCGCCCTGGTGCGGTCCCTGCCGTCAGATCGCGCCGATGATCGAAGAACTGGCTGGTGAAAACCCCGATCTGAAAATCGGTAAGGTCAACATCGACGAAAACCCCGGCGCTGCACAGAAGTACGGCGTCAGCAGCATCCCAACCATCTTGGTCTTCAAGAATGGTGAGATCTCCGAAAGCTTCGTCGGCGTTCGCCCGAAGGGTTCGCTGCAAGCGGCACTGGATACCGCCAAGGCGTAA
- a CDS encoding right-handed parallel beta-helix repeat-containing protein translates to MTSHPAFPSLRLFRSAPFSAALLIAILALVCLPNFSAAQDNPADKLIFDGRLLLPAGTLEIDQPLEIDLSKTGPLHIVGQGHSRIVMNGPGPAIRITGTLKGTADPKTIKPQVFEKENAPLIAGFEIIGNHPEADGIELVGVMQPTIRDLTIRKSRHAIRLTSRNRNLIVSDCHLYENSGAGVYFDHLSLHQANIVGSHISYNAAGGVVIRGGDVRNVHISGCDIEANMGTPDAPAAANVLLDSEEGSIGEVAITGCTIQHTHHAKDSANIWIDLQSNRQKFTEELRHGNVTISGNILSDVQHNIYVQNTRGVAITGNTIWKGYDRNILLKKCEAIVVSGNTFDRNPRYGYGDGGDAKLGIRLTQCSGCLLVANAINGVGDVDGAIELHRCSQIVVSQSTIRGFPKSGVLLDDCVQSIVNNCIVTEENAAAEAIRQMGGEGNRIAENTIVETP, encoded by the coding sequence GTGACCTCCCACCCCGCCTTCCCCTCCCTCCGTTTGTTTCGCTCCGCACCGTTCTCTGCCGCGCTGCTTATTGCGATTCTCGCCCTCGTCTGCCTGCCCAATTTCTCCGCGGCACAGGACAACCCCGCCGATAAACTGATCTTTGATGGTCGGTTGCTGTTGCCTGCTGGAACGCTGGAGATCGACCAACCGTTGGAGATCGATCTGTCGAAGACCGGTCCGCTGCATATCGTTGGCCAAGGTCATTCGCGGATCGTGATGAATGGCCCCGGCCCCGCAATCCGGATCACGGGGACGCTCAAAGGAACCGCCGATCCGAAAACGATCAAGCCGCAGGTCTTTGAAAAAGAGAACGCACCGCTGATCGCCGGTTTCGAAATCATCGGCAATCACCCCGAAGCCGACGGGATCGAACTGGTCGGTGTGATGCAGCCAACGATCCGCGATCTGACGATTCGCAAATCGCGGCACGCGATCCGATTGACCTCGCGGAACCGCAATCTGATCGTCAGCGATTGCCACCTGTATGAAAACAGCGGCGCCGGGGTCTACTTCGACCACCTCAGTTTGCACCAAGCCAACATCGTCGGTTCGCACATCAGTTACAACGCTGCGGGAGGGGTCGTGATCCGCGGCGGCGATGTCCGCAACGTCCACATCTCCGGCTGTGACATCGAAGCGAACATGGGGACTCCCGACGCTCCGGCGGCCGCCAACGTGCTGCTGGATTCCGAAGAGGGAAGCATCGGCGAGGTGGCGATCACCGGCTGCACAATCCAACACACCCACCACGCCAAGGATTCGGCCAACATCTGGATCGACTTACAAAGCAACCGGCAGAAGTTCACCGAAGAACTGCGGCACGGTAACGTCACGATCTCCGGCAACATCCTGTCCGACGTCCAGCACAATATCTACGTCCAGAACACCCGCGGCGTGGCGATCACCGGCAACACGATCTGGAAGGGATACGACCGCAACATCCTGCTGAAAAAATGCGAGGCGATCGTCGTCTCGGGGAACACCTTCGACCGCAACCCGCGATACGGTTACGGCGATGGCGGCGACGCCAAACTTGGAATCCGGCTGACCCAATGCAGCGGATGCCTGCTGGTCGCCAACGCGATCAATGGCGTGGGCGATGTCGACGGAGCGATCGAACTGCACCGCTGCAGCCAGATCGTCGTCAGCCAATCGACGATCCGCGGCTTCCCGAAATCAGGGGTCCTGTTGGACGATTGCGTCCAATCGATCGTCAACAACTGTATCGTCACCGAAGAAAATGCAGCCGCCGAAGCGATTCGCCAGATGGGGGGCGAGGGGAATCGGATCGCGGAAAACACGATCGTCGAGACCCCCTGA